The proteins below are encoded in one region of Alicyclobacillus acidoterrestris:
- a CDS encoding DEAD/DEAH box helicase, which yields MEIRLRPYQQEAIDAFFKALPHHRRQLITLPTGAGKTVVFGSLARRFYQEVCSEKPILVLAHRTELLDQAESKLNLVWPGVMTGRVQGARNEQLAEVILASTQTLVAGRSIPEPGLIIYDECHHSRAEGAFRILQDLGVFREDGPPLLGVTATPSRSDGSQIGDVFEHVTYERTILEMVMDGYLTDVRGLQVNVPNLDFRYVRTSGGDYSQQDLSATLNHDIALNAVVEAYVQYARYRKSVVFAVDVAHANSLAERFKLAGYAAASVDGSMSAEQRARILSDFSNNKLKILVNCSLLTEGWDEPSVDCVVIGRPTKSQALYTQMIGRAIRLHPGKNDALVLDLTGASEDKNLQTFTKLITSQSSKQNQERRSSDGSKRKTKSGEPEFEKQTMMTGESVTEWLQRVRELEQQENKFIEHVNLFANRTRYHWERIKNHFAISYGDGHWAFLIEEQKQYWPVLDIGNSRYLPLHDESMPLEYAQGVAEGFLELLESKVIAKDADWRNARMSARQEHLLELYHIPHRADWTRGMASDALNKKFAKREIKKVCERFVPERWREAWKNPVAKEKYERMVLSIREQAQQQRRAAQ from the coding sequence TTGGAAATACGACTAAGACCATATCAACAGGAAGCTATTGATGCATTCTTTAAGGCCCTCCCTCACCATCGGCGCCAGTTAATCACGTTACCAACTGGCGCTGGTAAAACGGTGGTTTTCGGTAGCTTGGCACGTCGCTTCTACCAAGAAGTTTGTTCGGAGAAGCCAATTCTAGTCCTTGCACACCGAACGGAGTTGCTAGATCAAGCAGAGTCTAAGCTCAATTTAGTTTGGCCAGGTGTTATGACCGGGCGGGTCCAAGGTGCTCGAAACGAACAATTGGCAGAGGTTATTCTCGCGTCAACTCAAACACTCGTCGCAGGCCGATCTATTCCAGAACCAGGCCTCATCATTTATGACGAATGTCATCATAGTCGTGCAGAAGGCGCGTTCCGCATACTTCAGGATTTAGGTGTGTTTCGTGAAGATGGTCCACCCCTTTTAGGGGTCACTGCAACGCCCAGCCGCAGTGACGGATCCCAAATTGGAGACGTGTTTGAACATGTCACATATGAGCGTACGATCCTTGAAATGGTAATGGACGGATATTTGACGGATGTTCGGGGCCTGCAAGTAAACGTGCCAAACCTTGATTTTAGATATGTTCGAACATCTGGAGGAGACTACAGTCAGCAAGACCTCTCGGCGACATTGAACCACGACATCGCGTTAAACGCTGTAGTTGAAGCCTATGTCCAATACGCGCGCTATCGTAAATCTGTTGTCTTTGCGGTCGACGTTGCACACGCGAACTCGCTCGCAGAACGATTCAAACTAGCTGGATATGCAGCTGCGTCAGTAGATGGGTCTATGAGTGCAGAACAACGGGCACGTATTTTGAGTGACTTCAGCAATAATAAGCTTAAAATTCTCGTAAATTGTAGCCTTCTGACGGAGGGATGGGATGAACCCAGTGTAGACTGCGTCGTCATTGGCCGCCCCACAAAGAGCCAAGCATTATACACTCAGATGATTGGACGTGCGATCCGTCTACATCCAGGCAAGAATGACGCACTCGTCCTCGACTTAACGGGCGCTAGTGAAGACAAGAACCTTCAGACTTTTACCAAACTAATTACATCGCAGAGTTCAAAACAGAACCAGGAACGGAGGTCTTCTGACGGCTCGAAACGCAAAACAAAATCTGGGGAACCCGAGTTTGAAAAACAAACCATGATGACTGGCGAAAGTGTTACCGAATGGTTACAGCGTGTACGGGAACTCGAACAACAGGAAAATAAGTTTATTGAACACGTTAACCTCTTTGCCAACCGTACTCGCTATCATTGGGAACGTATCAAAAACCACTTTGCAATTTCATATGGCGATGGCCATTGGGCATTCCTCATCGAGGAACAGAAACAGTATTGGCCCGTTCTCGACATTGGAAATAGTCGATATTTACCCCTTCATGATGAATCAATGCCGCTCGAATACGCACAAGGCGTCGCTGAAGGTTTCTTGGAGTTACTCGAGAGCAAAGTCATAGCAAAAGATGCAGACTGGCGAAATGCACGTATGTCAGCTAGACAAGAGCATCTGCTCGAACTTTACCACATTCCTCATCGAGCGGACTGGACTCGTGGGATGGCGAGCGATGCTTTAAACAAAAAATTCGCGAAAAGGGAAATCAAAAAAGTCTGCGAACGGTTTGTCCCGGAACGTTGGCGTGAAGCCTGGAAAAATCCAGTTGCAAAGGAAAAATACGAACGGATGGTTTTATCAATTCGCGAACAAGCACAGCAACAAAGACGTGCTGCCCAATGA
- a CDS encoding metal-dependent hydrolase: protein MLGRTHMAVGALGAATAAPLLLHEPSHMLTPLRSVIGGTHSIESLVAVILAGAVGGLLPDMDQKDAQASRRVERIGQLASIIIIFGALFVLHLWHSPIAWAVAVLAYFGAISHAEWMRKLSMLLLAGGSFVFGVTHQRWMTSMIFAAVWFVAATFTPHRTFTHSIIGTAVTFGALVFINNQLHAPFLLDAIMIGYVLHILADAIAGGVPLLWPYKRRQGVRLVRTGDWRDHIIGSLSTILMLVVTFVR, encoded by the coding sequence ATGCTAGGTCGTACACATATGGCGGTTGGTGCTCTTGGTGCTGCAACAGCCGCCCCTCTCCTACTCCATGAACCATCACACATGCTTACCCCACTCCGATCTGTCATCGGAGGTACACATTCCATTGAATCACTCGTCGCTGTCATACTGGCGGGCGCCGTGGGCGGACTCTTACCGGACATGGATCAGAAGGACGCGCAAGCATCCCGACGGGTCGAACGGATTGGACAACTGGCGTCCATCATCATCATTTTCGGCGCTCTATTTGTCCTTCATCTCTGGCACTCCCCTATCGCTTGGGCGGTCGCGGTACTTGCCTACTTTGGTGCTATATCACACGCTGAATGGATGCGAAAACTTTCCATGCTTTTATTAGCCGGAGGCTCATTCGTCTTTGGCGTAACTCATCAACGCTGGATGACGTCAATGATTTTCGCCGCGGTATGGTTCGTAGCGGCGACATTTACACCGCACAGAACGTTTACACACTCAATTATCGGAACAGCCGTCACGTTCGGTGCCCTTGTCTTCATAAATAACCAACTACATGCGCCGTTCCTGCTCGACGCCATCATGATTGGGTACGTGTTGCACATCTTAGCCGATGCAATCGCCGGTGGTGTACCACTTCTCTGGCCATACAAGAGACGTCAAGGAGTTCGGTTAGTTAGAACCGGCGACTGGCGAGACCACATCATTGGCAGTCTCTCCACCATCTTAATGCTTGTAGTCACGTTTGTACGCTAA